A single genomic interval of Lathyrus oleraceus cultivar Zhongwan6 chromosome 7, CAAS_Psat_ZW6_1.0, whole genome shotgun sequence harbors:
- the LOC127103594 gene encoding uncharacterized protein LOC127103594 isoform X7, protein MDRSWMYDRFNPHRRGLKFEFVSGVQEFIKKAKEQPCFLSEKKIKCPCETCKCVKSFTPRDVKAHLYKSGFKPNYSIWTEHGELEQNICPMNQSNSSEHMEEEEEGVEEEEDPKTPHMEASEEEDPKTPDMEESGEESDPKTPQEMDTNKQNADGKVLIRPCGLGWAPSAAPAAAIKQVIESHFPGPFHCWRETPEDVREYWWKLFGDKVAWDPHDHRYIKKTFQSRGAKRLSDMLSKVRKKGTRPHWICEEAWKGLIVHWEGEAFLKISTQNKTNRASGKGGAVHTTGRKAHVDVALSMAQELGRSVDPDELFLATHKKKSGNWVDNRSQTTYKHYQDRLKEVETQIGEASQNVTQKVDGATKLELWKEVAGGKSRGRCYGTADFAINLRHGATSLTQESREPYSGRCDHAMHLEAIDAARKEAAAARQEASTARQEAAEAKQHFLLLEEQLLKVMNRMKTLERKSAGASISVIRAHRRCPYNDDDDSLDEVLPVRRLKKQLSIRWRPRYDEDYSPDEISPDRRRKQRRSQSGRPYYDEDAALDDVIQKQHQARRRRPQYDDNNDDDDDSLEEIIPRQHQAKRGQPHHDNDDLLDRGHPHYADAGSPYEVIPKQHQVKRGHPHYDKNDLLDRGHLHYADDNLPDEVVPKKHRAPRGHPQYDDDDLLDRRHPHYDDVSPEEVLPKQRQAKRGHPHYDDVSPEDVLPKQRQAKRGHPHYDDVLPEEVLPKQRQAKRGHPHYDDDSLDEVLPKQHQAKRGHPYHDDDSQASRRSRYRH, encoded by the exons ATGGATCGTAGTTGGATGTATGATAGGTTCAATCCACATAGGAGAGGCTTGAAATTTGAGTTTGTTAGTGGAGTTCAGGAGTTTATTAAGAAGGCTAAGGAACAACCCTGctttttgtctgaaaaaaagaTCAAGTGTCCATGTGAAACGTGTAAGTGTGTAAAGTCTTTCACTCCAAGAGATGTGAAAGCTCATTTGTACAAAAGTGGGTTTAAACCAAACTATTCGATCTGGACTGAGCACGGAGAACTAGAGCAAAATATTTGTCCAATGAATCAATCAAATAGTAGTGAACACAtggaggaggaggaggagggGGTGGAGGAGGAGGAGGATCCTAAAACTCCTCATATGGAGGCGTCGGAAGAGGAGGATCCCAAAACTCCTGACATGGAGGAGTCGGGAGAGGAGTCGGATCCCAAAACTCCTCAAGAAATGGATACAAATAAGCAGAATGCTGATGGGAAGGTTCTTATACGACCATGTGGATTAGG GTGGGCTCCTAGCGCAGCGCCTGCTGCTGCGATTAAACAGGTCATCGAGTCCCACTTTCCGGGTCCATTTCATTGTTGGAGGGAGACCCCAGAGGATGTAAGGGAATATTGGTGGAAGTTGTTTGGG GACAAGGTTGCTTGGGATCCTCATGATCACAGGTATATCAAAAAGACGTTTCAGTCGAGAGGCGCAAAACGCCTTTCAGATATGCTCTCAAAAGTGAGGAAGAAGGGGACAAGGCCTCATTGGATATGTGAGGAGGCTTGGAAGGGTCTTATTGTCCACTGGGAGGGTGAAGCCTTTCTAAAGATCTCTACCCAAAATAAGACCAATCGGGCTTCAGGTAAAGGTGGAGCAGTCCACACCACAGGCCGCAAGGCTCATGTTGATGTGGCACTTAGCATG GCTCAAGAACTTGGGCGGTCTGTGGATCCCGATGAGCTCTTCTTGGCCACACATAAAAAGAAGTCTGGAAATTGGGTTGATAACCGCTCTCAAACAACATAT AAACATTATCAAGATCGTCTGAAGGAagtagaaacacaaattggtGAGGCCTCCCAGAATGTGACACAGAAGGTAGATGGGGCGACAAAGCTTGAATTGTGGAAAGAGGTTGCTGGGGGAAAGTCTCGAGGTCGTTGTTATGGCACTGCAGATTTTGCTATAAACCTCCGACATGGTGCAACTTCGCTGACTCAGGAGTCTCGAGAACCTTACAGTGGCAGGTGTGATCATGCTATGCATCTTGAGGCCATTGATGCAGCTCGTAAGGAAGCTGCCGCAGCACGTCAGGAGGCATCCACAGCACGTCAGGAGGCAGCTGAGGCAAAACAACATTTTCTGCTTTTGGAGGAGCAGTTGCTCAAGGTAATGAATCGCATGAAAACTCTAGAGCGCAAATCAGCAGGTGCTTCCATAAGTGTGATTCGAGCTCATAGGAGATGTCCTTACAACGATGATGACGATTCACTAGATGAGGTCTTACCGGTCCGTCGACTAAAGAAACAGCTATCTATAAGGTGGCGTCCTCGTTATGATGAAGATTATTCACCAGATGAGATCTCACCGGACCGTCGCCGAAAGCAACGTCGGTCTCAAAGTGGACGTCCTTACTATGATGAGGACGCTGCGCTAGATGATGTCATACAAAAGCAACATCAAGCAAGAAGAAGACGTCCTCAATATGAtgataataatgatgatgatgatgattcGCTAGAGGAGATCATACCAAGGCAACATCAAGCTAAAAGGGGACAGCCTCACCATGACAATGACGATTTGCTTGATAGGGGGCATCCTCACTATGCTGATGCCGGTTCGCCATACGAGGTCATACCAAAGCAACATCAAGTTAAAAGGGGACACCCTCACTATGACAAAAACGATTTGCTAGATAGGGGACATCTTCACTATGCTGATGACAATTTGCCAGATGAGGTTGTACCAAAAAAACATCGAGCTCCAAGGGGACATCCTCAATATGATGATGACGATTTGCTAGATAGGAGGCATCCTCATTATGATGATGTTTCACCAGAAGAG GTCTTACCAAAGCAACGTCAAGCTAAAAGGGGACATCCTCACTATGATGATGTTTCGCCAGAAGATGTCTTACCAAAGCAACGTCAAGCTAAAAGGGGACATCCTCACTATGATGATGTTTTGCCAGAAGAGGTCTTGCCAAAGCAACGTCAAGCTAAAAGGGGACATCCTCACTACGACGATGATTCGCTAGATGAGGTTTTACCAAAGCAACATCAAGCTAAAAGGGGACATCCTTACCATGATGATGATTCACAAGCCAGTCGCCGCAGTCGTTACCGTCATTGA
- the LOC127103594 gene encoding uncharacterized protein LOC127103594 isoform X5 codes for MDRSWMYDRFNPHRRGLKFEFVSGVQEFIKKAKEQPCFLSEKKIKCPCETCKCVKSFTPRDVKAHLYKSGFKPNYSIWTEHGELEQNICPMNQSNSSEHMEEEEEGVEEEEDPKTPHMEASEEEDPKTPDMEESGEESDPKTPQEMDTNKQNADGKVLIRPCGLGWAPSAAPAAAIKQVIESHFPGPFHCWRETPEDVREYWWKLFGDKVAWDPHDHRYIKKTFQSRGAKRLSDMLSKVRKKGTRPHWICEEAWKGLIVHWEGEAFLKISTQNKTNRASGKGGAVHTTGRKAHVDVALSMAQELGRSVDPDELFLATHKKKSGNWVDNRSQTTYKHYQDRLKEVETQIGEASQNVTQKVDGATKLELWKEVAGGKSRGRCYGTADFAINLRHGATSLTQESREPYSGRCDHAMHLEAIDAARKEAAAARQEASTARQEAAEAKQHFLLLEEQLLKVMNRMKTLERKSAGASISVIRAHRRCPYNDDDDSLDEVLPVRRLKKQLSIRWRPRYDEDYSPDEISPDRRRKQRRSQSGRPYYDEDAALDDVIQKQHQARRRRPQYDDNNDDDDDSLEEIIPRQHQAKRGQPHHDNDDLLDRGHPHYADAGSPYEVIPKQHQVKRGHPHYDKNDLLDRGHLHYADDNLPDEVVPKKHRAPRGHPQYDDDDLLDRRHPHYDDVSPEEVLPKQRQAKSGHPNYDDVSPEEVLPKQRQAKRGHPHYDDVSPEDVLPKQRQAKRGHPHYDDVLPEEVLPKQRQAKRGHPHYDDDSLDEVLPKQHQAKRGHPYHDDDSQASRRSRYRH; via the exons ATGGATCGTAGTTGGATGTATGATAGGTTCAATCCACATAGGAGAGGCTTGAAATTTGAGTTTGTTAGTGGAGTTCAGGAGTTTATTAAGAAGGCTAAGGAACAACCCTGctttttgtctgaaaaaaagaTCAAGTGTCCATGTGAAACGTGTAAGTGTGTAAAGTCTTTCACTCCAAGAGATGTGAAAGCTCATTTGTACAAAAGTGGGTTTAAACCAAACTATTCGATCTGGACTGAGCACGGAGAACTAGAGCAAAATATTTGTCCAATGAATCAATCAAATAGTAGTGAACACAtggaggaggaggaggagggGGTGGAGGAGGAGGAGGATCCTAAAACTCCTCATATGGAGGCGTCGGAAGAGGAGGATCCCAAAACTCCTGACATGGAGGAGTCGGGAGAGGAGTCGGATCCCAAAACTCCTCAAGAAATGGATACAAATAAGCAGAATGCTGATGGGAAGGTTCTTATACGACCATGTGGATTAGG GTGGGCTCCTAGCGCAGCGCCTGCTGCTGCGATTAAACAGGTCATCGAGTCCCACTTTCCGGGTCCATTTCATTGTTGGAGGGAGACCCCAGAGGATGTAAGGGAATATTGGTGGAAGTTGTTTGGG GACAAGGTTGCTTGGGATCCTCATGATCACAGGTATATCAAAAAGACGTTTCAGTCGAGAGGCGCAAAACGCCTTTCAGATATGCTCTCAAAAGTGAGGAAGAAGGGGACAAGGCCTCATTGGATATGTGAGGAGGCTTGGAAGGGTCTTATTGTCCACTGGGAGGGTGAAGCCTTTCTAAAGATCTCTACCCAAAATAAGACCAATCGGGCTTCAGGTAAAGGTGGAGCAGTCCACACCACAGGCCGCAAGGCTCATGTTGATGTGGCACTTAGCATG GCTCAAGAACTTGGGCGGTCTGTGGATCCCGATGAGCTCTTCTTGGCCACACATAAAAAGAAGTCTGGAAATTGGGTTGATAACCGCTCTCAAACAACATAT AAACATTATCAAGATCGTCTGAAGGAagtagaaacacaaattggtGAGGCCTCCCAGAATGTGACACAGAAGGTAGATGGGGCGACAAAGCTTGAATTGTGGAAAGAGGTTGCTGGGGGAAAGTCTCGAGGTCGTTGTTATGGCACTGCAGATTTTGCTATAAACCTCCGACATGGTGCAACTTCGCTGACTCAGGAGTCTCGAGAACCTTACAGTGGCAGGTGTGATCATGCTATGCATCTTGAGGCCATTGATGCAGCTCGTAAGGAAGCTGCCGCAGCACGTCAGGAGGCATCCACAGCACGTCAGGAGGCAGCTGAGGCAAAACAACATTTTCTGCTTTTGGAGGAGCAGTTGCTCAAGGTAATGAATCGCATGAAAACTCTAGAGCGCAAATCAGCAGGTGCTTCCATAAGTGTGATTCGAGCTCATAGGAGATGTCCTTACAACGATGATGACGATTCACTAGATGAGGTCTTACCGGTCCGTCGACTAAAGAAACAGCTATCTATAAGGTGGCGTCCTCGTTATGATGAAGATTATTCACCAGATGAGATCTCACCGGACCGTCGCCGAAAGCAACGTCGGTCTCAAAGTGGACGTCCTTACTATGATGAGGACGCTGCGCTAGATGATGTCATACAAAAGCAACATCAAGCAAGAAGAAGACGTCCTCAATATGAtgataataatgatgatgatgatgattcGCTAGAGGAGATCATACCAAGGCAACATCAAGCTAAAAGGGGACAGCCTCACCATGACAATGACGATTTGCTTGATAGGGGGCATCCTCACTATGCTGATGCCGGTTCGCCATACGAGGTCATACCAAAGCAACATCAAGTTAAAAGGGGACACCCTCACTATGACAAAAACGATTTGCTAGATAGGGGACATCTTCACTATGCTGATGACAATTTGCCAGATGAGGTTGTACCAAAAAAACATCGAGCTCCAAGGGGACATCCTCAATATGATGATGACGATTTGCTAGATAGGAGGCATCCTCATTATGATGATGTTTCACCAGAAGAG GTCTTACCAAAGCAACGTCAAGCTAAAAGCGGACATCCTAACTATGATGATGTTTCGCCAGAAGAG GTCTTACCAAAGCAACGTCAAGCTAAAAGGGGACATCCTCACTATGATGATGTTTCGCCAGAAGATGTCTTACCAAAGCAACGTCAAGCTAAAAGGGGACATCCTCACTATGATGATGTTTTGCCAGAAGAGGTCTTGCCAAAGCAACGTCAAGCTAAAAGGGGACATCCTCACTACGACGATGATTCGCTAGATGAGGTTTTACCAAAGCAACATCAAGCTAAAAGGGGACATCCTTACCATGATGATGATTCACAAGCCAGTCGCCGCAGTCGTTACCGTCATTGA
- the LOC127103594 gene encoding uncharacterized protein LOC127103594 isoform X6, translating to MDRSWMYDRFNPHRRGLKFEFVSGVQEFIKKAKEQPCFLSEKKIKCPCETCKCVKSFTPRDVKAHLYKSGFKPNYSIWTEHGELEQNICPMNQSNSSEHMEEEEEGVEEEEDPKTPHMEASEEEDPKTPDMEESGEESDPKTPQEMDTNKQNADGKVLIRPCGLGWAPSAAPAAAIKQVIESHFPGPFHCWRETPEDVREYWWKLFGDKVAWDPHDHRYIKKTFQSRGAKRLSDMLSKVRKKGTRPHWICEEAWKGLIVHWEGEAFLKISTQNKTNRASGKGGAVHTTGRKAHVDVALSMAQELGRSVDPDELFLATHKKKSGNWVDNRSQTTYKHYQDRLKEVETQIGEASQNVTQKVDGATKLELWKEVAGGKSRGRCYGTADFAINLRHGATSLTQESREPYSGRCDHAMHLEAIDAARKEAAAARQEASTARQEAAEAKQHFLLLEEQLLKVMNRMKTLERKSAGASISVIRAHRRCPYNDDDDSLDEVLPVRRLKKQLSIRWRPRYDEDYSPDEISPDRRRKQRRSQSGRPYYDEDAALDDVIQKQHQARRRRPQYDDNNDDDDDSLEEIIPRQHQAKRGQPHHDNDDLLDRGHPHYADAGSPYEVIPKQHQVKRGHPHYDKNDLLDRGHLHYADDNLPDEVVPKKHRAPRGHPQYDDDDLLDRRHPHYDDVSPEEVLPKQRQAKSGHPNYDDVSPEEVLPKQRQAKSGHPNYDDVSPEEVLPKQRQAKRGHPHYDDVSPEDVLPKQRQAKRGHPHYDDDSLDEVLPKQHQAKRGHPYHDDDSQASRRSRYRH from the exons ATGGATCGTAGTTGGATGTATGATAGGTTCAATCCACATAGGAGAGGCTTGAAATTTGAGTTTGTTAGTGGAGTTCAGGAGTTTATTAAGAAGGCTAAGGAACAACCCTGctttttgtctgaaaaaaagaTCAAGTGTCCATGTGAAACGTGTAAGTGTGTAAAGTCTTTCACTCCAAGAGATGTGAAAGCTCATTTGTACAAAAGTGGGTTTAAACCAAACTATTCGATCTGGACTGAGCACGGAGAACTAGAGCAAAATATTTGTCCAATGAATCAATCAAATAGTAGTGAACACAtggaggaggaggaggagggGGTGGAGGAGGAGGAGGATCCTAAAACTCCTCATATGGAGGCGTCGGAAGAGGAGGATCCCAAAACTCCTGACATGGAGGAGTCGGGAGAGGAGTCGGATCCCAAAACTCCTCAAGAAATGGATACAAATAAGCAGAATGCTGATGGGAAGGTTCTTATACGACCATGTGGATTAGG GTGGGCTCCTAGCGCAGCGCCTGCTGCTGCGATTAAACAGGTCATCGAGTCCCACTTTCCGGGTCCATTTCATTGTTGGAGGGAGACCCCAGAGGATGTAAGGGAATATTGGTGGAAGTTGTTTGGG GACAAGGTTGCTTGGGATCCTCATGATCACAGGTATATCAAAAAGACGTTTCAGTCGAGAGGCGCAAAACGCCTTTCAGATATGCTCTCAAAAGTGAGGAAGAAGGGGACAAGGCCTCATTGGATATGTGAGGAGGCTTGGAAGGGTCTTATTGTCCACTGGGAGGGTGAAGCCTTTCTAAAGATCTCTACCCAAAATAAGACCAATCGGGCTTCAGGTAAAGGTGGAGCAGTCCACACCACAGGCCGCAAGGCTCATGTTGATGTGGCACTTAGCATG GCTCAAGAACTTGGGCGGTCTGTGGATCCCGATGAGCTCTTCTTGGCCACACATAAAAAGAAGTCTGGAAATTGGGTTGATAACCGCTCTCAAACAACATAT AAACATTATCAAGATCGTCTGAAGGAagtagaaacacaaattggtGAGGCCTCCCAGAATGTGACACAGAAGGTAGATGGGGCGACAAAGCTTGAATTGTGGAAAGAGGTTGCTGGGGGAAAGTCTCGAGGTCGTTGTTATGGCACTGCAGATTTTGCTATAAACCTCCGACATGGTGCAACTTCGCTGACTCAGGAGTCTCGAGAACCTTACAGTGGCAGGTGTGATCATGCTATGCATCTTGAGGCCATTGATGCAGCTCGTAAGGAAGCTGCCGCAGCACGTCAGGAGGCATCCACAGCACGTCAGGAGGCAGCTGAGGCAAAACAACATTTTCTGCTTTTGGAGGAGCAGTTGCTCAAGGTAATGAATCGCATGAAAACTCTAGAGCGCAAATCAGCAGGTGCTTCCATAAGTGTGATTCGAGCTCATAGGAGATGTCCTTACAACGATGATGACGATTCACTAGATGAGGTCTTACCGGTCCGTCGACTAAAGAAACAGCTATCTATAAGGTGGCGTCCTCGTTATGATGAAGATTATTCACCAGATGAGATCTCACCGGACCGTCGCCGAAAGCAACGTCGGTCTCAAAGTGGACGTCCTTACTATGATGAGGACGCTGCGCTAGATGATGTCATACAAAAGCAACATCAAGCAAGAAGAAGACGTCCTCAATATGAtgataataatgatgatgatgatgattcGCTAGAGGAGATCATACCAAGGCAACATCAAGCTAAAAGGGGACAGCCTCACCATGACAATGACGATTTGCTTGATAGGGGGCATCCTCACTATGCTGATGCCGGTTCGCCATACGAGGTCATACCAAAGCAACATCAAGTTAAAAGGGGACACCCTCACTATGACAAAAACGATTTGCTAGATAGGGGACATCTTCACTATGCTGATGACAATTTGCCAGATGAGGTTGTACCAAAAAAACATCGAGCTCCAAGGGGACATCCTCAATATGATGATGACGATTTGCTAGATAGGAGGCATCCTCATTATGATGATGTTTCACCAGAAGAGGTCTTACCAAAGCAACGTCAAGCTAAAAGCGGACATCCTAACTATGATGATGTTTCACCAGAAGAGGTCTTACCAAAGCAACGTCAAGCTAAAAGCGGACATCCTAACTATGATGATGTTTCGCCAGAAGAG GTCTTACCAAAGCAACGTCAAGCTAAAAGGGGACATCCTCACTATGATGATGTTTCGCCAGAAGAT GTCTTGCCAAAGCAACGTCAAGCTAAAAGGGGACATCCTCACTACGACGATGATTCGCTAGATGAGGTTTTACCAAAGCAACATCAAGCTAAAAGGGGACATCCTTACCATGATGATGATTCACAAGCCAGTCGCCGCAGTCGTTACCGTCATTGA
- the LOC127103594 gene encoding uncharacterized protein LOC127103594 isoform X9 produces the protein MDRSWMYDRFNPHRRGLKFEFVSGVQEFIKKAKEQPCFLSEKKIKCPCETCKCVKSFTPRDVKAHLYKSGFKPNYSIWTEHGELEQNICPMNQSNSSEHMEEEEEGVEEEEDPKTPHMEASEEEDPKTPDMEESGEESDPKTPQEMDTNKQNADGKVLIRPCGLGWAPSAAPAAAIKQVIESHFPGPFHCWRETPEDVREYWWKLFGDKVAWDPHDHRYIKKTFQSRGAKRLSDMLSKVRKKGTRPHWICEEAWKGLIVHWEGEAFLKISTQNKTNRASGKGGAVHTTGRKAHVDVALSMAQELGRSVDPDELFLATHKKKSGNWVDNRSQTTYKHYQDRLKEVETQIGEASQNVTQKVDGATKLELWKEVAGGKSRGRCYGTADFAINLRHGATSLTQESREPYSGRCDHAMHLEAIDAARKEAAAARQEASTARQEAAEAKQHFLLLEEQLLKVMNRMKTLERKSAGASISVIRAHRRCPYNDDDDSLDEVLPVRRLKKQLSIRWRPRYDEDYSPDEISPDRRRKQRRSQSGRPYYDEDAALDDVIQKQHQARRRRPQYDDNNDDDDDSLEEIIPRQHQAKRGQPHHDNDDLLDRGHPHYADAGSPYEVIPKQHQVKRGHPHYDKNDLLDRGHLHYADDNLPDEVVPKKHRAPRGHPQYDDDDLLDRRHPHYDDVSPEEVLPKQRQAKRGHPHYDDVSPEDVLPKQRQAKRGHPHYDDDSLDEVLPKQHQAKRGHPYHDDDSQASRRSRYRH, from the exons ATGGATCGTAGTTGGATGTATGATAGGTTCAATCCACATAGGAGAGGCTTGAAATTTGAGTTTGTTAGTGGAGTTCAGGAGTTTATTAAGAAGGCTAAGGAACAACCCTGctttttgtctgaaaaaaagaTCAAGTGTCCATGTGAAACGTGTAAGTGTGTAAAGTCTTTCACTCCAAGAGATGTGAAAGCTCATTTGTACAAAAGTGGGTTTAAACCAAACTATTCGATCTGGACTGAGCACGGAGAACTAGAGCAAAATATTTGTCCAATGAATCAATCAAATAGTAGTGAACACAtggaggaggaggaggagggGGTGGAGGAGGAGGAGGATCCTAAAACTCCTCATATGGAGGCGTCGGAAGAGGAGGATCCCAAAACTCCTGACATGGAGGAGTCGGGAGAGGAGTCGGATCCCAAAACTCCTCAAGAAATGGATACAAATAAGCAGAATGCTGATGGGAAGGTTCTTATACGACCATGTGGATTAGG GTGGGCTCCTAGCGCAGCGCCTGCTGCTGCGATTAAACAGGTCATCGAGTCCCACTTTCCGGGTCCATTTCATTGTTGGAGGGAGACCCCAGAGGATGTAAGGGAATATTGGTGGAAGTTGTTTGGG GACAAGGTTGCTTGGGATCCTCATGATCACAGGTATATCAAAAAGACGTTTCAGTCGAGAGGCGCAAAACGCCTTTCAGATATGCTCTCAAAAGTGAGGAAGAAGGGGACAAGGCCTCATTGGATATGTGAGGAGGCTTGGAAGGGTCTTATTGTCCACTGGGAGGGTGAAGCCTTTCTAAAGATCTCTACCCAAAATAAGACCAATCGGGCTTCAGGTAAAGGTGGAGCAGTCCACACCACAGGCCGCAAGGCTCATGTTGATGTGGCACTTAGCATG GCTCAAGAACTTGGGCGGTCTGTGGATCCCGATGAGCTCTTCTTGGCCACACATAAAAAGAAGTCTGGAAATTGGGTTGATAACCGCTCTCAAACAACATAT AAACATTATCAAGATCGTCTGAAGGAagtagaaacacaaattggtGAGGCCTCCCAGAATGTGACACAGAAGGTAGATGGGGCGACAAAGCTTGAATTGTGGAAAGAGGTTGCTGGGGGAAAGTCTCGAGGTCGTTGTTATGGCACTGCAGATTTTGCTATAAACCTCCGACATGGTGCAACTTCGCTGACTCAGGAGTCTCGAGAACCTTACAGTGGCAGGTGTGATCATGCTATGCATCTTGAGGCCATTGATGCAGCTCGTAAGGAAGCTGCCGCAGCACGTCAGGAGGCATCCACAGCACGTCAGGAGGCAGCTGAGGCAAAACAACATTTTCTGCTTTTGGAGGAGCAGTTGCTCAAGGTAATGAATCGCATGAAAACTCTAGAGCGCAAATCAGCAGGTGCTTCCATAAGTGTGATTCGAGCTCATAGGAGATGTCCTTACAACGATGATGACGATTCACTAGATGAGGTCTTACCGGTCCGTCGACTAAAGAAACAGCTATCTATAAGGTGGCGTCCTCGTTATGATGAAGATTATTCACCAGATGAGATCTCACCGGACCGTCGCCGAAAGCAACGTCGGTCTCAAAGTGGACGTCCTTACTATGATGAGGACGCTGCGCTAGATGATGTCATACAAAAGCAACATCAAGCAAGAAGAAGACGTCCTCAATATGAtgataataatgatgatgatgatgattcGCTAGAGGAGATCATACCAAGGCAACATCAAGCTAAAAGGGGACAGCCTCACCATGACAATGACGATTTGCTTGATAGGGGGCATCCTCACTATGCTGATGCCGGTTCGCCATACGAGGTCATACCAAAGCAACATCAAGTTAAAAGGGGACACCCTCACTATGACAAAAACGATTTGCTAGATAGGGGACATCTTCACTATGCTGATGACAATTTGCCAGATGAGGTTGTACCAAAAAAACATCGAGCTCCAAGGGGACATCCTCAATATGATGATGACGATTTGCTAGATAGGAGGCATCCTCATTATGATGATGTTTCACCAGAAGAG GTCTTACCAAAGCAACGTCAAGCTAAAAGGGGACATCCTCACTATGATGATGTTTCGCCAGAAGAT GTCTTGCCAAAGCAACGTCAAGCTAAAAGGGGACATCCTCACTACGACGATGATTCGCTAGATGAGGTTTTACCAAAGCAACATCAAGCTAAAAGGGGACATCCTTACCATGATGATGATTCACAAGCCAGTCGCCGCAGTCGTTACCGTCATTGA